A DNA window from Macadamia integrifolia cultivar HAES 741 unplaced genomic scaffold, SCU_Mint_v3 scaffold1980, whole genome shotgun sequence contains the following coding sequences:
- the LOC122065342 gene encoding probable LRR receptor-like serine/threonine-protein kinase At3g47570 — protein sequence MKLVVLSICTTTVILLLWCSSCLSLAAQYSPSSRSNGKNDRLALLAFKAQIIDPFQVLSSWNDSIPYCEWQGITCSGRLHPNRVRVLDLHSSGLVGSIAQEIGNLSFLQEISLQNNSFHGVIPSEVSFLSQLGVLVLDNNSFEGEIPSNISRCSNLMTLSLDHNYIVGKIPVELSTLSNLQYLSLVGNRLTGQIPPSIGNLSSLQILILRFNGLTGSIPDTIGGMTNLTNLALGVNNLSGIIPPSIFNLSSLQMLDMGENQLQGSLPPNLGFNLPDLWWLSISRNQFHGQIPISVSNMSKLEQLYAVQCNLTGKVAIHFGGLSKLSRLSLASNHFTSGEADGLSFIDTLTNCTDLTHLYLDNSHFGCVLPNSIANLSTKLTVLRLEKNQLSGNIPIGIGNLVSLQDLRLSDNLLEGSIPTSIERLQRLNGLHLDGNIFTGPIPTSLGDLSGLVELYLDNNHLHGKIPPSLGKCNNLLRLDLSNNGFNGIIPKEIFGVSTLIELNLGGNYLIGSLPLEVGGLTNLVTLEVSKNMLSGEIPNILSACTSLTHIFMEGNLFQGSISLSLSSLKSLQDLDLSHNNFSGFIPKYLGTFQFLHNLNLSYNHLEGEVPTEGVFRYLSQISVTGNNELCGGIPELHLSACYTQKSKDFKLIVIICGCGASLCLIFMILFFIIYRRRKERKEPITFLIEGHHFMISYAQLLKATNGFSSANLIGVGSFGSVYQGVLNDGEIIVAVKVLNIDQRGASKSFMAECEALRNIRHRSLVKILTSCSSVDFEGNEFMALVYEFMHGGNLERWLHPHASGVQYGQKHLNLVQRLNISIDIAAALDYLHHQCHMQIIHCDLKPSNILLDDDLSAHLGDFGISRILSKATGRSQNQISSIGFKGSIGYIPPEYGAGADVSTHGDVYSYGILLLEMFTGKRPTDEIFKDNLYLHGWAEMALHDGMIAIVDPSLLPMEENEIELETTNIIGSQRCMKDRVRECLNSVIRIGVTCSTKSPWDRMNMNDVVKELHLIRDIYLGGEP from the exons ATGAAGTTGGTGGTTTTGTCCATTTGCACTACTACTGTCATTCTTCTCCTCTGGTGCAGCAGTTGCTTGAGCTTGGCGGCACAATATTCACCTTCATCAAGATCAAATGGAAAGAATGATAGGCTAGCTTTGCTGGCCTTCAAGGCTCAGATAATTGATCCTTTTCAAGTTTTGAGCTCCTGGAATGACTCCATTCCCTATTGCGAGTGGCAAGGCATTACATGTAGCGGTCGCCTGCATCCAAATAGGGTCAGAGTGTTGGATTTACATTCTAGTGGGTTGGTGGGATCCATAGCACAAGAAATAGGAAACCTCAGCTTCCTTCAAGAGATTTCACTCCAAAACAATAGCTTCCATGGTGTAATCCCTAGTGAAGTAAGCTTTCTATCCCAACTTGGTGTTTTGgtcctagacaacaattctttTGAGGGGGAAATCCCATCCAACATCTCACGTTGCTCTAACCTTATGACACTCAGTTTAGATCACAACTATATTGTGGGAAAAATTCCAGTAGAACTGAGTACCTTGTCAAATCTTCAATACCTTTCTTTGGTTGGAAACAGATTGACAGGACAGATCCCACCTTCCATTGGGAATCTTTCATCCCTTCAAATCCTTATTCTGCGGTTCAATGGTTTGACTGGAAGTATTCCAGATACCATTGGTGGAATGACAAATTTAACCAATCTTGCACTTGGTGTAAACAATTTGTCTGGTATTATCCCTCCCTCTATATTTAATCTTTCCTCACTCCAAATGTTAGACATGGGAGAAAATCAGCTTCAAGGGAGTCTTCCACCAAATTTAGGGTTCAATCTTCCTGATCTATGGTGGCTTtcaatttcaagaaatcaatttCATGGACAAATTCCAATTTCTGTATCCAATATGTCAAAACTTGAACAACTTTATGCTGTCCAATGCAATCTTACTGGGAAAGTAGCTATACATTTTGGAGGCTTATCAAAACTCAGTAGGCTTTCATTGGCTTCCAATCATTTCACAAGTGGAGAGGCTGATGGCCTGAGCTTTATTGACACATTGACCAACTGTACTGATTTAACCCATTTGTATCTTGACAATAGTCATTTTGGTTGTGTGCTTCCCAACTCCATAGCAAACTTGTCAACCAAACTCACTGTGCTTAGACttgaaaaaaatcaattatctGGAAACATTCCAATAGGGATAGGAAACCTTGTAAGCCTACAAGATTTACGCCTATCTGATAACTTACTAGAAGGAAGTATTCCAACTTCAATTGAGAGACTTCAAAGGCTAAATGGACTTCATTTAGATGGAAACATATTCACAGGTCCAATCCCCACTTCTCTTGGAGACTTGTCAGGATTGGTTGAGCTCTACTTAGACAATAATCATTTGCATGGAaaaatacctccaagtcttgGAAAATGCAACAATTTGTTACGCTTGGACCTTTCAAATAATGGTTTCAATGGTATCATCCCCAAAGAGATATTTGGGGTTTCCACATTAATAGAGTTAAACTTGGGTGGAAATTATTTGATTGGTTCTCTACCTTTGGAGGTGGGTGGATTGACAAATCTTGTAACCTTAGAGGTTTCTAAGAACATGTTGTCTGGTGAAATCCCTAACATCCTTAGTGCTTGTACAAGCCTAACACACATTTTTATGGAGGGGAACTTATTTCAAGGATCAATATCATTGTCTCTGAGTTCTCTAAAAAGCCTTCAAGATTTAGATCTTTCACACAATAACTTCTCCGGTTTTATCCCAAAATATTTGGGAACATTTCAGTTCTTACATAATTTAAATTTGTCATATAATCATTTGGAGGGTGAGGTACCAACTGAAGGAGTTTTTAGATATTTGAGTCAAATTTCAGTCACTGGAAACAATGAGCTTTGTGGAGGTATACCAGAACTTCATTTGTCTGCCTGCTATActcaaaagtcaaaagattTCAAGCTGATAGTCATCATATGTGGTTGTGGGGCCTCTCTATGTTTGATTTTTATGAtactttttttcattatttaccggagaagaaaagaaaggaaagaaccCATAACATTTTTGATAGAAGGTCATCATTTTATGATCTCTTATGCCCAACTCCTTAAAGCTACCAATGGATTCTCCTCAGCAAATTTGATTGGAGTGGGAAGTTTTGGTTCTGTGTACCAAGGTGTTCTCAATGATGGGGAAATAATTGTTGCAGTAAAGGTCCTCAACATTGACCAAAGAGGTGCTTCCAAGAGTTTCATGGCCGAATGTGAAGCCCTTAGAAACATCCGGCATCGTAGCCTTGTCAAAATCTTAACATCTTGCTCAAGTGTAGATTTTGAAGGAAATGAGTTTATGGCATTAGTATATGAGTTCATGCATGGTGGAAATCTAGAGAGATGGTTACATCCGCATGCAAGTGGCGTGCAATATGGACAAAAGCATTTAAACCTTGTTCAAAGATTGAATATTTCCATTGATATTGCAGCAGCTTTGGATTATCTCCACCATCAATGTCATATGCAAATTATTCATTGTGATCTAAAGCCAAGCAATATTCTTCTTGATGATGATTTATCTGCACATTTGGGTGACTTCGGGATATCAAGGATTCTTTCAAAAGCCACAGGTAGATCTCAAAATCAAATTAGCTCTATCGGATTCAAGGGTTCTATTGGATACATTCCACCAG AGTATGGTGCAGGTGCGGATGTTTCAACTCATGGTGATGTATACAGTTATGGAATTCTACTGTTAGAGATGTTTACAGGGAAGCGACCTACAGATGAAATATTTAAGGATAACCTTTATCTTCATGGCTGGGCTGAGATGGCTTTGCATGATGGAATGATTGCTATTGTCGACCCATCCCTTCTCCccatggaagaaaatgaaatagaattagaaacaacCAACATCATTGGAAGTCAGCGATGCATGAAGGATAGAGTGCGAGAATGTCTTAATTCAGTTATTAGAATTGGGGTTACTTGCTCAACTAAATCACCATGGGATCGAATGAACATGAATGATGTGGTCAAAGAGCTACATTTGATTAGGGACATTTACCTTGGAGGTGAACCATAG